One window of Chloroflexota bacterium genomic DNA carries:
- a CDS encoding isochorismatase family protein codes for MASPAALGHLAPTLQRLAVLLITVGASALILASTTVLAQPQMQLPALPVPVAVNVDPDTTALLSLDFVENTCPRFERCMEGVPAAAAMLARARASGVLIVHTGSSAQLPEVAPIDGVPGDRANRNPDRPGRQPGRSEEIVIPGNGPDKFVETTLESTLRRRGIDTLVIDGFAANRAVMYTAMAATMRGYTVVVPVDASPGIAAGFDELVAWYQLLTQTGRTNASNTPLAPEAVTLSRSDLITFE; via the coding sequence ATGGCAAGTCCGGCCGCCCTCGGTCACTTGGCTCCGACACTTCAGCGCTTAGCGGTACTCCTGATCACCGTCGGCGCGAGCGCGCTGATCCTTGCTTCCACCACCGTCCTCGCGCAGCCGCAGATGCAGCTGCCGGCCCTTCCGGTTCCAGTGGCCGTGAACGTCGATCCGGACACGACCGCGCTCCTGTCGCTCGACTTCGTGGAGAACACCTGCCCCCGGTTCGAGCGCTGCATGGAGGGGGTCCCGGCCGCTGCCGCCATGCTGGCGCGGGCTCGGGCGAGCGGGGTGCTCATTGTGCACACCGGATCGAGCGCGCAACTCCCCGAGGTGGCCCCGATAGACGGCGTGCCCGGCGATCGGGCGAATCGAAATCCCGATCGCCCGGGGCGACAGCCGGGGCGGTCCGAGGAGATCGTGATCCCCGGGAATGGGCCGGATAAGTTTGTCGAGACGACCCTCGAGAGCACGCTGCGCCGGCGTGGGATCGACACGCTCGTGATCGACGGCTTCGCGGCCAACCGCGCGGTGATGTATACGGCCATGGCAGCGACCATGCGCGGCTACACCGTGGTGGTCCCGGTGGACGCATCGCCCGGCATCGCGGCCGGGTTCGACGAGCTCGTGGCGTGGTATCAGCTCTTAACCCAGACCGGTCGGACCAACGCGAGCAACACTCCGCTCGCACCCGAGGCGGTCACACTCAGTCGCTCGGACCTGATCACCTTCGAGTAA
- a CDS encoding methylenetetrahydrofolate reductase — translation MEGQSGSAVPESSPSRLARRLCDGHFVVTAEINPPRHADPEGVRTEARLLRGAVDAVNLTDCTRGIVRMSSIAAAFVLKEEGVEPIVQMTCRDRNKIALQSELLGLPAMGIHNAMLLTGDNPAEGDHPDAKPVFELNGTSLLAAANGLRQGTLLSGRKLAHAPALFLGAAGDPERDLAQTDPARMPTAEKLAAGVDFVQTQPVFDVARFSRWIDVLRENGILDRVAVLAGVFYLDSARRADFLRKVPGVVMPVAMAERMASANDEKAEGLAIARELVEQLRAVDGVRGVHLMGIDASEAIRHIADTPVLASAVSKG, via the coding sequence TTGGAAGGGCAGAGCGGCAGCGCGGTCCCCGAATCCTCGCCAAGCCGACTGGCGCGACGGCTGTGCGATGGCCACTTCGTCGTCACGGCCGAGATCAACCCGCCGCGCCACGCGGACCCCGAGGGCGTTCGCACCGAGGCGCGGCTGCTGAGGGGCGCGGTGGACGCCGTGAACCTGACCGACTGCACCCGGGGCATCGTGCGCATGAGCAGCATCGCGGCCGCCTTCGTGCTGAAGGAGGAGGGCGTCGAGCCGATCGTGCAGATGACGTGCCGCGACCGCAACAAGATCGCCCTGCAGTCGGAGCTGCTCGGGCTGCCGGCGATGGGCATCCACAACGCGATGCTGCTCACGGGCGACAACCCCGCCGAGGGCGACCACCCGGACGCGAAGCCCGTCTTCGAGCTGAACGGCACGTCGCTCCTGGCCGCGGCGAACGGGCTGCGGCAGGGCACGCTGCTCTCCGGCCGCAAGCTCGCCCACGCCCCCGCGCTCTTCCTGGGCGCGGCTGGCGACCCCGAGCGCGACCTCGCCCAGACCGACCCGGCCCGTATGCCGACCGCCGAAAAGCTGGCCGCCGGGGTCGACTTCGTCCAGACCCAGCCCGTGTTCGACGTCGCCCGCTTCTCGCGCTGGATCGACGTGCTGCGCGAGAACGGCATTCTCGACCGCGTGGCCGTCCTGGCAGGCGTCTTCTACCTCGACTCCGCCCGCCGAGCCGACTTCTTGCGCAAGGTGCCGGGCGTCGTCATGCCCGTCGCCATGGCCGAGCGCATGGCGAGCGCGAACGACGAGAAGGCCGAGGGGCTGGCCATCGCCCGCGAGCTCGTGGAGCAACTCCGAGCCGTCGACGGCGTCCGCGGCGTCCACCTCATGGGCATCGATGCCTCGGAAGCGATACGCCACATCGCCGACACCCCGGTCCTCGCGTCAGCCGTCAGCAAGGGCTGA